The stretch of DNA AGCACGGCTCCTACAGCTTTCCCCGGAGTCTCGCCCGTCCCGCCTGTCGCGAGGCGCGCGAGGCTTCGCGCTGACCGTCCAGGGACCACTCGCCGCCGCCGGTAAAGGTCAAACAAAGCAAGGCGCCAAGCAGGATGAGGCTGAACTCAAATCCCTGGCCGCGGTCGGGCACGCCCGTCCAGTTGAGGAAAAACCCGTTGACCCACTGGCCCTTCCACATGGCCACGGCGGTCACGACGGCCATCGCCGGCGCGGCAACCCGGGTAAACCACCCGATCACCAGCAGGACTCCGCCCAGGGTTTCAACGACACCAACCAGCACTGCGAGGGGAAACGAGGGGTTCAGGCCGAGACCCGCGAACAGCTGGGCCGTCATGTCGAGACCGCCGACACCGATGGCCGGGCCGGCCCACAAGCCAAACAGCTTATGTGCGCCGTGTGCGACGAATACGACGGCCAGTGCGAGCCGCAGCACCACCAGACCAAGTCCGTTCACGCCTTGCCCCCCTGCTGTCCGCGGTTATTGTGCCACCATCCGCGCTATGATTCGCAGGAAATCCGATGTAACAACGGAGGAGGATCAGCGATGTGGACCCGACGGCAATTCCTGAACCGCACCAGTGCCGCTGCTGGCGCCGCCTTCGCCACCTACAACCCCGAAGCGCTCAACCGCCTGCTTGAAGCTGGAGAAGCCCAGAGCGGGCGAAGCCTGGCTGACGTGGCCCGCGACGAAGACTTCTGGCGTGTGGTCCAGGAAGGCTTCACACTCGAC from Acidobacteriota bacterium encodes:
- a CDS encoding DoxX family protein — protein: MNGLGLVVLRLALAVVFVAHGAHKLFGLWAGPAIGVGGLDMTAQLFAGLGLNPSFPLAVLVGVVETLGGVLLVIGWFTRVAAPAMAVVTAVAMWKGQWVNGFFLNWTGVPDRGQGFEFSLILLGALLCLTFTGGGEWSLDGQREASRASRQAGRARLRGKL